ACCCACCATACCATAATCAAATAACGCGTCTCCTCGCGCGCAACGAACGAGCATGGTGcccacaaaaaatacaaaacaacaaaaataatagcaaGGAAATACTCACCATTTTAGCTTCGCACATTGAAGAATACAGTATTAACATATGAAATGGCGAGagttgtgtttgtgtatgttcgTTGTGTTGTATTTAGTGGTATTAATTCACTTAAACTTATTAATATACTAATCTCTTCACTTTTCTTTCAATAACAACTTTTAGCACTTGTAATATTTTCCTTATAGAGTATTTGTTTTacataaatcataaattttagCTATCAACCGACATTTGAAAGCGAACAACGAACGTGCATGTAATTCAACGAATACCTCCGACAATTTGTATGAAAACAGTGCGTGGCGCACGAGACGAGAACCCACTGCGAGTGTGGGTTTGTTTGTGTGTTACACTCGGTGTTTGTATTGGTTGGCTGCAAGTCTGGCACAATTTTTCTACACAGCGAAGCAATTTTTACACAACTTTTTTGTCAAATTATCTTTCAATTTAGTATCTGCAAAGAATATGTAATGCCTTTCCTTATTTACGTCTTTAAATCACAATAATAACTCCTCAACTCGCGCGTAACAAAACGCAcacaatcaatttaaaatatcccGCAATGAATTTTTCATCTTCACTGTTTATGCTTCTCACTTTTTTAGCAGCTACTATGTTTTAGCACGAATTTGCTGGCACTGGTACTTATTCGCCGCGCTGCTGTTCTACGGTCGCCTTTTCAGTATTTGACGACTACACCGCTCTCGTCACTCACTATTGGCccactttcatttcatttagcttttactacttttatattttatatcaccACCTTCGAAATTATAACAAAGGTTGTTACGCCTTTTTGTGTCACTTTTCAACTTAATATTAGtttataaatcttttttttgtaCCAAATATCTCTGATCTGAATTAACACTATAAATGCGACACGATGCGTTTCGCTGCGAATAAATTGTCAGACCAAAAATTGAACAACGAATGAACGATGACGAACAGCATTGCCAGGCATGTTAATGTAACATAATTCCGACAGTCTGcttactatataatataataaagggAAAGTGAAAACAAGTTTACAGATATGTCTAAATTTTCAATacgttttaagtattttttctagaatgaaaattaaaacaatttaataaaaaaggcGAATTACTATATTCTTTTGTAAATGTGTAGAGGGGGAAACTGCAACACTGTTCTCAGAGCTCTCTGTCACTTTAAACAACTGATTTTCAGCGCTCTCTCTAGTTTCAACTATAATACTTCAACTTCGCTTCAGCGAACAGCTGTTTTTGTGTTGAACGTGCAAATTTACCTTTgcacaaaaacttaaattacgattagttttcaatataaatatttacagtttttatttgaaaaatgactACATTACGCCCATTCACCTGCGATGACCTCTTCAAATTCAATAATGTGTAAGTAGTAAACGTTGTTTGCTTTTCATCGTAACCGTTTGTGATTCAGTCCGGCTTATTTTAACAAACGAAATTATGTTGTTcaataaatgtgatttttgatccTTCGCAGTAACTTCGACCCACTAACCGAAACTTACGGACTTTCGTTTTATACACAATACTTGGCTAGATGGCCTGAATACTTCCAGTTAGCTGAATCCCCTAGTGGCCAAATTATGGGTTACAGTAAGTACAATGCTTTGAAACGAGTGATATCGTCgatacacatatattttgtttgtaactACAGTTATGGGCAAGGTTGAAGGTCATATGGAAAATTGGCACGGTCATGTAACTGCTTTGACCGTTTCACCGGACTACAGACGTTTAGGCTTAGCTGCTTTACTTATGAATTTCCTGGAAGATGTCTCCGAAAAGTATGCATATTTCTGTACcacttatatgtatttactctacaaacttttacattttttagaaaacgTGCTTATTTCGTTGATCTTTTTGTGCGCAAGAGTAATCAAGTAGCAATCAACATGTACCAAAATTTGGGATATATAATTTATCGTACTATACTTGATTACTACGCTGGCGATCACGACGAAGATGCTTATGGTAGGTTTAAACGTGTTTATAAAGcttcatatatatgtagatatttaaataattttttaatctatgaatttttaaattagatATGAGAAAGGCACTCTCGCGAGATGTAGAAAAGAAATCTATTATACCATATACCCACCCGGTACGACTGGAAGATTTAGATACCAATTGAGTTTAAATGTGCATTTTTGCTGCTTGCGGTCATCATAAACCACACGAGCAtccttaaacaaaataattcataCAAAACATTACCaacaaaagtcaaaacaaacctatatactacatacatgcaataaataaattgtaaatcaaAACTACTCCTTCTCAAATGTGGCTAATTCGTTGGCGTCAATTGCTTTCGCATTTCTATAAAAGCTGTTAACGCGCCtactgttttgtatttttgtaatagACATGTTTATGTAACCATTTGTTTAAAACCATTAATTCTGCTCGTAGGGCTGTAACTAATTATTTGCAATCTACTACATATATCTACTAGTAAACAGTTAAAATCAAAGGCATGAGCTATGAAATGCTCTTCAAGAGTAAATAATGCACCACAACATAACACATTCTAACCATAACAAGGTAAATTCATTATTCATAAATGTATATGCGAGTGTTTAATAAAGCAttaaatttacttaaagttaaaatttttattaagaatttaattttttgcagatAACAACACATCAACTACACCAAGCAAACCAAATGCACATTTCTTCGAATTAAAGTCGATGTTAAAATGGTTTCAAAAATTGCAAGTCCATGGTATCACAACTGATATAAATGCTATTTATTgcctatatttattttatatgtcaaTCATATCAGTTCTtggttttataaatatacttcagaagattttattaaaattattccatatgtacatattcgaACACTTGTCTTGTATTTTAGAAGTATTATCAAACATCCATAAGACAAATTATGTGTTgcaacgaaaattttaattaaaaaaacagaaaaaaatgttggaGGAAAAATTAATTAGAGAAATTCAGCAAAACGAATGTCTTTGGAATAAATACAATCCGGACTATAAAAATAAGCGAAAGAAGGATATCTGCTGGAGCTGTGTATCAAATAATGTCGGCGAATCTGGTGCAAATTTCATTCATTAACATCCGCTCCTACcaatatttattagtttttcttcttctcaatCAGTGGAGGCCTGTCGCAAGCGCTGGAAGTCTTTAAGAGATCGTTTTGTAATTGAATTGAGCGCAAGAAGTAAAACGGGCGGTAATGTGCATACAAAGAAGGAATGGCTATTTTTTGAACAACTATTTTTTCTCACGGCCGGCATGACACCAAAAGGGTGAAAtagtttgttttattattttgagtttCTTTTCGTTTGTGTGTTCACAACCAAGTTAAACTTTTAGTTCTCAATCCGCACCATTGCTCAACACGCAACTGACACATCAGCCGAAATTGAAGAACCCCAGCGACAAAAGGGAAAAACAGCTTGAAACTCCCAGATCCACCGCCTTAAAGGATGCCAGTGTTGCTTTGGGCGCTGATGCACAGCGATATGCTAACTTGGATGAAACTTTTCGCACACTCGTGgagaattatttgaattttgtaaaCACCTACAAACAGTCCGCCGATCCGTTTCTGGCTGTTATACAAGAATTTTTCGACAAAGTGCCACAGCACCGACGAACAGCATTCAAAATGGAAATACTCAACTACACCTACAAAATGTACATGGAAATGAAGGACTgagcaataaaaataagcacGACTTTTTAAACGTGGCTTTCAACACATCTTTTCGAACTTTATACCCTTTtttcctatatacatacaaatgtatgtacatatattcgacTTTTGCAGTATGTGTCCGGAAGTAAATTCACTGTGTTGAGTTAACTTGTTGACAACGTGAAGGTTAAGTTCCCCAGAATAAAGTcgatttgaacatttttgaatTAGCAATTCAAAGTCAccaatttgttataaaatatggAATAACTAACAGTTTGCTTTCTGGTGGGCCTTTTGGACTCACGTAAAAATTCCTATATACAGCACAAAACCACAATACACATATACTATCTACCGGAAGTACGCCATGTGCGCTAAAGAGAGAGCAGCTATCATTACCGCTACAATTTGCACAGCTAacaataaataagcaaaatgtcATATGCTTGAGTACTTTCGGAAATAATTCGTTTTAGTTACTTCAAAAATCAGCAAACCTATTTGATTGCTTTAAAACAactatgtttatatgtatgtatgtatattcttacataaatatgtatgtacatttacgTACTTATATTCATAAGTGATAAGACAAGATATTTGCTGTTTTACGGTTTCTTGGGAAATATAGTATAGTATTTGTGTTTATCCTTTCTCTCAATTtccttagaaaaaaatatatttttctatggcCTTAGTAtctgttatacatatatctcccAAATTCATATTTAAGTGTATGTGTGCTCATATTCCTTTTTACACTACCTCGTTCATTTTCGCGTTATTTCATTCCGTATCCGCAATCGTCCATTATTTATCACCTTTTCCTTTTGTTGTCCCTTCGTCATTTATCTTCGTTTACAATGCGTTTCTTATTTTACTGCCTTTTTGCTTGCCTTTCATTGCTtgttccaaagtaaaaggcaaaaaataacttatgactgctcacatacatacacaccttccacttcacaaacacacacaacctACAATgtgcaacaaaacaacaacaacagcgtcagCGATGTGAAATTCAAAAATGAGAAAGGCAGAGCAACGATTATTCAAAGGAAATTCGAAACAAGCGACAATTTACAACATCGCTTTTGTGCATTCAACAACGTAGCAACAATACACAATGCTTGCATCGGCATAGGCGGTCGCAGCAGAAACGGCAATGTAACCAGAACCAGCGATGAGTCGGCAACCAGCTTAGCAAGCATTCATTAACGAACGTTGTCGCCTATTCATCGCTCCCTGTCATTGCGCCTGTGTGTATGTAGTTGTTTTGTTGGCCATTAATGCCGCACACAGTCGTCGCTTATCGACATACATC
This region of Bactrocera dorsalis isolate Fly_Bdor unplaced genomic scaffold, ASM2337382v1 BdCtg039, whole genome shotgun sequence genomic DNA includes:
- the LOC105230401 gene encoding N-alpha-acetyltransferase 20 isoform X2 codes for the protein MTTLRPFTCDDLFKFNNVNFDPLTETYGLSFYTQYLARWPEYFQLAESPSGQIMGYIMGKVEGHMENWHGHVTALTVSPDYRRLGLAALLMNFLEDVSEKKRAYFVDLFVRKSNQVAINMYQNLGYIIYRTILDYYAGDHDEDAYDMRKALSRDVEKKSIIPYTHPVRLEDLDTN
- the LOC105230401 gene encoding N-alpha-acetyltransferase 20 isoform X1 is translated as MTTLRPFTCDDLFKFNNVNFDPLTETYGLSFYTQYLARWPEYFQLAESPSGQIMGYIMGKVEGHMENWHGHVTALTVSPDYRRLGLAALLMNFLEDVSEKKRAYFVDLFVRKSNQVAINMYQNLGYIIYRTILDYYAGDHDEDAYDMRKALSRDVEKKSIIPYTHPITTHQLHQANQMHISSN